AAGTCCATGGCTTGGCAGGCCTGACGTTCAGCCCCTTTGAGGCAAGGGCTAGCAGCCCACTGAGACCAGGACAGGGACCTGGCAAGCCCCAGCTGACTGCTCACAGCTCCACTTCTCCCCCGCAAAGGGGGTCTGAGCTGGGCCTCAGGGTAGGCTTCTGTGACACTGAGGGGAAGGTGAGGGCCAGGttcttctcccctcctgccccagcaaagctgcctctgctccctgctgctgcaggccctgggcccGCAGGAGGAGGAGTCGCTTGGCAGAGGGCTCCGGGGTGCACGGTAGGGTTTAAAACAGGCTCATGCAGCATCCTTGTGCCCTGCCCCATGGTTTGAACCtgaggctccagcagcaggcccTGCTAGAGACCTTGGCACATGCATAAGAACAGCCgcacggggtcagaccaaaggtccgtctagcccagcgtcctgtcttctgacagcggccaatgccgggggccccagagggagtgaacagagcagggaatcatcaagtgacccctccccgtcatccacttccagcctctgacaaacagaggccagggactccattcctgcccaccctggctaatcgCCATGAATGGACCGAACCTCCAGGAACCTGTCTAGTTTTATCTGAACCCCGCGAAAGTCCcggttttcacaacatcctctggccaggagttccacagggtgactcCGCACTGCGTGAAGAAAACTGCCTTTTGTTTGTGTTGAACCTGTGACCCACTGATTTCATGTGGCAACTCCTAGTtcttacgggaacaagtaaatcacttttccttgttcactttctccgaACCTGtcaggattttacagacctctgtcctATCCCACcctagtctcctctttcctaagctCAAACGTCCCAGCCTTTTCAATCTCTGCATACAGCTCTCGTTCCAGACCCCTcctcgtttttgttgcccttttctgaacattttccaacgCCAAGGGATCTTTTTTTTGACATGAGGCGGCCAGACCGCACCTGTATGCAGtattcgagatgtgggcgtaccagggATTCACACagttctccatcttattctctatcccttttctgCTGGTTCCTGATATTGTTCGCTTTTTTGGCTGCCCCAGCACActagatgctttcagagaaccatccacagtgactccaagatctctcctgagtggttcTGAATAAATTAGTCCTCGtcattatttttcccaatgtgcattactctgcatttGTCAATGTTACAATTCATTTGCCGTTTCGTCGCCCAGTCGTTTTGTTTGGTGAGAATAGTAACGAGGGCCCTTGCTCTACGAGTCTGCTAGTCTCTGACGCTTCGAGGAACGGGAGCAGCTGCACTAGCAGGGCAGCTCCTCTCAGACTCTCCTTCCCCTCATGTTTAAACCACTGTAGTATTGCTTGGGCCCAGAGAATGGAGCTGCTGGACCTGGTGGTTGGCTTGTGGGGCCAGTGCTGTCCTGGCGGGGCTGCGGGGAGGACAGCACGACAGGAGGAGAGCTTTCTCCTGAGTGTCAGTGATTCCCTGGGGTAGATGGCTCCTGGTTTCATGCACCCGCCAGCCCAGCTGTGCGGTGGATCCAGGCCCGCCAAGCTGAGGCTGTCGGGGTGTCAGTGCTCTCCCCTGAGGTGCCGACATCAGTCACTTGGTCACAGCCTCTCTGGTCTGCTCTGAGGGGGCCGACTTTCTTTGTTAGGTAGTTCTGGACAACACAGCCCTAAATCGGATCGCCACTGACCGGCTGCACATCCAGAACCCCTCCTTCTCCCAGATCAACCAGCTGGTGAGTAGCCCCTCTGCACAGGgctggcttgggcagctcagccaCGTGTCCTCCGGGTTGGGTTCCCCTGGGCatggggacaggagctgggccTCTCTGTGGGCCAGGTCTTCTCTTGGTGCTTGCTGAGGAGTAgctctgcctgaggctctgggctGCATTTGTGCTTTCACTCCCTAGAGAAGGGCCGTCCCAGGCAATCTCTAGTTCCCGGGATCACCCGCCTGTCTCTCCCTTGTCTGCGCCAGGTGTCCACCATCATGTCCGCCAGCACCACCACGCTCCGGTATCCTGGCTACATGAACAATGACCTGATTGGCCTGATCGCCTcgctcatccccacccccagactcCACTTCCTGATGACGGGGTACACGCCGCTCACCACAGACCAGTCGGTACGTGCtgcagttccccaggcagccttgcACCAGCTCCTGGCCACCGCCTgcacctcagccaggctccctgcctctgggCTTTTGTGCCCTACCATGCACGGCCAGCCTCCCTGCTTAGCCTCTGGCATGGCAGGTCCCTGTCCCCGCCCTGCCTGGCTTCACCCGGGGCATCCCTCTGCCAGGGAATGCAGCAAGGGTATTGCCAGGCTACAGGTGCTCAGCTCCTGGTGGAAGAACTGTCTCCCAACCCTGCTGGCAGGGACTCATGGTCATTACACTGGAGCTAGGCGAGCAGGCGGCTTGGGCCGGCCCAGGCCATTGCTTGTCCCATCCCCGGCCGCTgttcccagccagagccagggccccaCGGGGCCATAGCAGAGGGAGGCTGGGCCAGCGCGTTGGTCTGCAGAAGATGCCGCTGGCGCTGAGCTAACCGTGCCTTTCTCGTCCTGGCCGCCGGCATTCCCCAGGACGTTGCTCAGACACGCACATCCAAAAGGCTGCTGGCTCTGAAACGGGTACCCAGTGTGCTCTGTCCTCTCCACTGTGGGGGTCTGGGGGGGGATTCTGCAATAGCTGGGTAGAtgcctggctcccttccccctttcagcTGGGACCACCTCTCTGCAAGGCCCTGGGAGCCTGGCCAGCAGAGCaccatgtgcccagcctggggctgagggcagctggTCTTGGAGGGATGGGCCTTCACGTGCCTCTGAGAGACGCATCAGGGATGAGAAGGGGAGTGCGTGGCTAAGGACCAGCTGTTCTCCTCATGCCAGTTGCCACTGGGCCAGCCTTGCCCAATGCCCAGCTGCCTTGACATTTCTTAACAGCCCGGCCCCACCTCCTCgctcccctggggctctgccaccccagggcctggcctgcagctccctttCACACCTTGTGCAGCAGGTGATTAACCCTTCAGTGGCTGCAGGCTGAGGCGTGGCCCCAGCTGTAGGTGCCTTGCGGGAATTTAGGGAGTGCTGCTGCCAAGCCTGCTGTATGCAGGGCTTCAGGGGCTCCCCGAGGAggagagtggggatggggaggctttGGTAGCAGcaagagacccccccccccacatcctctaCCCTGAGGCTCTGTTCATGGGAGGCAGTGGGCAGCCCCGACCCAAGTGACACACCCTGGGCACTGGCCAAGCTGGCGTGAGAGCTTGATGCTCTGCACCCGGCGAGTCCCTCACAGAGAGCAGGACCAGGCCCAGCCAGTGCCGCCTGGGACACAGCCGAGCCTCCCCGCTGGGCATTACAGTAGCCGTCTCCCGGGCTGTTGCTGGCTGTCCCTCAACGTGACTTAACTCAACTCCGGCAGTGCTAGGGGAGGGGGGCTTCAGGGCTGTCTTCCCAGGACCCTCCAGAAAGGGCATCTCTATAAGCTCGGCCTCTGCTGTCCCGTGAcctcctgcatgcagctgtgtgtctgtgcatgtgaCTGGCCCATCCTGGGGGCTTGTGGTCGTCTCTGTGCTGCCTGCCCGAAGGCCGGGGCCAGGGTTTGCCACTGTCGCTAACTTCAGCAGGGGGcggccaagcccctgccccacatgcgTGCAGTGCCTGGCTACGGTGCTCCCTGCGCCGGGCATGGGCCGGGCTCTCCCTGAGTGCCCCGGACTGGCGGTCGCAGGTGGCCAGCGTGCGGAAAACCACAGTCCTGGACGTGATGAGGCGATTGCTGCAGCCTAAGAACGTCATGGTCTCCACCGGGCGGGACAGACAGACCAACCACTGCTACATCGCCATCCTGAACATCATCCAGGGGGAGGTGGACCCCACGCAGGTGAGCGAGCCGTGTGGCCCTGGGCACCGAGCAGGCAgatggccagcaggggagcaggcCAGGAGCTGCAATGGGGAGTGGGCTTGGGCCCCTGGCTTGGCCAGGCTTGCAGGGTCTGTGCAGGACAGAGCCAGCTGCCGGGCCAATGGCAGGTGCTGTACGGGCCCAGCTGCATGGATGCTGCCCTGGCCAAGGCCGGCGGGGGTTGCTAGGCATCAAACACTGGTGCCTAGACCCCCGCCCCATGAACTGTCTAGGACCATGGCCCTTGATGCACTGTCTCCCAGAGCTGTTTGCTGGGCCCCGGCCCCTCTGACTCGCCCAGGACACgtggctgggagagccctggcaCCACTGCCAGCTCTCCCTCGCGTCTCCCCAGGTACACAAGAGCCTGCAGAGGATCCGGGAGAGGAAACTGGCCAACTTCAtcccctggggccctgccagCATCCAGGTGGCGCTGTCCAGGAAGTCCCCGTACCTGCCGTCCGCACACCGCGTCAGCGGCCTCATGATGGCGAACCACACCAACATCTCCTCGGTGAGTGCCGGCAAGGAGCTGATCGCAGCCTGGCTGCTGAGGAGCCCTGAGAGCAGAGGGTTCACCTTGGGCCTTGGTGTAGGTTTGCTCTGCATCGCTCCAGGGTAGCCACAGGGATGCTCCTTCGTCCCAGGGTAGCCACGGGGGGCCCTCTCACTCCTGGGGGTAGCCACAGGGATGCTCCTTCGTCCCAGGGTAGGCACAAGGACCCCCCGCTCCATGGGGTGGTCACACCCCCAGGGATGCCCCCTCCCTGTGAGGTGACAGCCCCGGatagctctggccccagccctgcctcagcccccagggGCCATTCCCCACTTTTCCCTCGCCTGTGggaccagggccagggccagggccagggccagggccaggcccccaTGCTCACGGTGTTCTGGGGCCGGCCCAGCTGTTCGAGCGGACGTGCCGCCAGTACGACAAGCTGCGCAAGAGGGAAGCCTTCCTGGAGCAGTTCCGCAAGGAGGACATTTTCAAGGACAACTTCGACGAGCTGGACGACTCCCGGGAGATCGTGCAGCAGCTGATCGACGAGTACCACGCTGCCACGCGCCCCGACTACATCTCCTGGGGCACGCAGGAGCAGTGAGCGCCCGCCGAATCCACGGGGGAGCCGCCAGGGAGCACGGCCCCTCCCCTTCCGTGGAGTGCCAGCGGCTACCAGCCACCATGGACATGTTCATCCTCAGCGTTTCTGCtccccccccagagctggggctcacgggcacagcagcactgcacgCGCAGGAGTCGCCCACTgtggggcagagcctgcaggcccctcctccccatgggacagcagccccgcaCCAGCCAGGTCTTGGGGCAGCGTGGCTGTTGGAGCCGGGAGGGGAAGTGCTCCCTTTCTTGGAGTGAGCAAGAGCCAGGGACCAGCCTGGGGGGCCCCAAGCCTGACCTCGTGGAGGTGCGGAGCAGGTGGGTTGTGGCAAAGCTaagccaggcccctccctgcccttggcGCAGGTGCTCAGCTTTGTCCTGGGCCTGCGGCCAGAGCCTGTCGCTATTTTTATAGATTACTGTGCTTCAGTAAAGATTGTTGCTGCACTGACTCGCTGCTGCGTTGCCTAGAACGTGAGGGAGGTGGGAACAGGGGCAGGGAGCTTCACCCCTCCACCAATACTGGGGTGTCttgcagagccagctgcccccttgctGCCTTGAGGAGGTCAGCCCTGCGCATTATCACCCCCAGCTCCAGTCAACCCTGCAGGAGAGAGACAAAGCGTTAGCCTCTGGCTGCAAGTAGCAGCTCCTTGGGAGCGGGGATCTCAGCCTTGCTTCATGCCGGGGGGCTCCCTGAGCTGCtcagggccagggctgaggggagcatATGCCCCAGGctggcacagagccccagccagctatgcttaggggagggcagcaggggccttGCTTATTGCTGAGGGCGGCAGCTGTCAGCTTGGCCGGGGCCTGGATCTGTCATtgtccaaagccagaagggaactGAGGGTaggaccacccccacccccacccccctttttcAGTCGCAGCTGTAAAAACGAGTGCTGATTCGGGAGCTGTAGGGGCTGGGGGGAACGATGGGTAGGACACActcctgccagccagctgggggccgggTCTGCTTTGTGCACCACACTGAGCCTCTTCTCATCTCCCCAAGGATACTGCTgggtcccagcctggccccagggctgctctctAACAGTTTATCCTCCTTGGGCCTCTGCCCTGgctccaatttatcaacacccGGCATGAGTGGGGGCCCTAGACTGAGCTGGAAAATCCCAGCCTGGCAGCTGAGGGTTAATGGGCCTGGGCTAGCAGCAGGGGGTCCCTTTAATTTtcttcccatccatgggtggaatgacttttgttacatgcaccagcCAGAAACACACAccatgctggctgtgggtgctctgcgaatcagctgagTGGCTGCCCCTGCACTTAGCTTACAGGACCTGCTGGCTGACAGCCACCAAGTGCCTGGCCCCAGACAGCGCAAGgtggggagcagccctggccccactgtTACACCACACACCCCTCACGCCATCGCACCCCTGCCTTTCCCTAGAAGCAGctgtccctgcagggctgctccacGGGAGGCAGCTCAGAGCAGTAAGAGGCGCTGGCccggggggcagaactggacctaaccagctaagtaagggggctgctggcatggcagcTGCAAATCCGTGGCTCAGACACAGCTGGAGGGGCTCATCCTGCTGCTTCTTCTCCCCAGAGCCCCGGCTCACcctccttggccccagcctgggctcctggaatggggctttggctcaggcccctTGGAAGCGAGTGCCCCCCCGCCCACGCGAAGCAATACCAGGGCACCACAGCCGGTTGCATTCAGTTGCACttaaagggaggggccaggttcaccccacagcctggctggggtggggggcgggggggtgagtgtcactggctccagcccaggtgAGAATGAGCCttttcctctgctccagctgccaggagctgggagctaaAAACATCCCCCTGCcgtgtgcccagcccagctgccacgCTCAGCTGGGCACAGCCGGAAGCTGCaggccaccccgcccccaccccgctggGCAGGCGCGGAGGAGGCCGGGACAGAGGCCGGGGGGAGGTAGCCGCAGTGCCAATTTAAATGCCAAAGGTCAGCCCAaatccaggctggctgccagcagccctggcgcGCTGGCTCCGTCCCAGGGCtttctggctggggggaggggaccgGTCCaatctgccacagccccaggagggtgcagcacaagcccccagctccccaggcagggggcagcttgACTCtggtgcagcccccaccccatagggagtggtggctgagggcaacacacacacagctgcctttctccccccccaac
The sequence above is a segment of the Carettochelys insculpta isolate YL-2023 chromosome 28, ASM3395843v1, whole genome shotgun sequence genome. Coding sequences within it:
- the TUBG1 gene encoding tubulin gamma-1 chain, with translation MPREIITLQLGQCGNQIGFEFWKQLCAEHGISPEGIVEEFATEGTDRKDVFFYQADDEHYIPRAVLLDLEPRVIHSILNSPYANLYNPENIYLSEHGGGAGNNWASGFSQGEKIHEDIFDIIDREADGSDSLEGFVLCHSIAGGTGSGLGSYLLERLNDRYPKKLVQTYSVFPNQDEMSDVVVQPYNSLLTLKRLTQNADCVVVLDNTALNRIATDRLHIQNPSFSQINQLVSTIMSASTTTLRYPGYMNNDLIGLIASLIPTPRLHFLMTGYTPLTTDQSVASVRKTTVLDVMRRLLQPKNVMVSTGRDRQTNHCYIAILNIIQGEVDPTQVHKSLQRIRERKLANFIPWGPASIQVALSRKSPYLPSAHRVSGLMMANHTNISSLFERTCRQYDKLRKREAFLEQFRKEDIFKDNFDELDDSREIVQQLIDEYHAATRPDYISWGTQEQ